Part of the Manis javanica isolate MJ-LG chromosome 9, MJ_LKY, whole genome shotgun sequence genome, TGTGAAGGGGGTCCCGGGTTCCCAGAAGACGTGGGAAGGGCAGGCCGGACCCGCAGATGGGGTTCCCACGCTGTAGTTTCCTGGGACCTTGGGGTCTTCGGGCTAAGTGTCTGGAGCCAGCATTACACACAGGTCTGTAAGGAACAAACTGCCAAGTTCATTTAAAATGCTAGACCTGCCCACTGGGATACACTCCGTCCCATGAAGCAAAGGGACTGTAATATTCATGGCAAAAACTTGGTAGTAAAATCCCTAAAAACAGTCCCTATGGAAAATAAACTTAATTctatgctgttttattttctatgagaAAAAAAGGCTACATTTCAAACTTATTCGTCAGATCACTTCGTAATTTTGATTAAAAACCTAACATTAGACTCGCCTTTACATTTTTACCTCCCTGGTATCTAACATTCTCATTCAGGAAAGTTGACAGGAGGGTGCTGGCTgtttaagaaaaagataaaactatgTTGAAGACAAACATCATTAAATGGATAAACAACACTCAAATGCGTGTTGAGAACCAAATCcacagagaaatgacaacagaaaatGATTCACTCTCGGGCCACAGACCACCCCCTCCCAAACGAGCATCAGTACACACAACGGAACAAAAGCATTCGGTTTCCGAGATGCTGGCTTCTTTAATGGAACTAATACACCACTTTCAGACCAGGGGgtcccctgccctgctctccacACAGGCATGATGACACCATTCAGTCCCCTGAGGCCTCCTGGGTGCCATCTCCCACCAGACCAGCCACCCAAAGCCCTCTAAACATCGAACATGGCCTTTCTGCCAAGAGAGTGCACCGGTGGGGGGCACCAGCAGCTCCCGAGCTCTGCCAGGCCACGTGCGCAGATGTGGCAGGAGTGCCCCGCCCCCTCCTGCTCTGCCATTCCCACAGCGCAAGGATATCCACCAAGGCCACCAGGGCTCAGTATGTCCACCCAGCCAGTCTCGACCTAACCACTGTTTAAAAAACAAGTGAACTAAGGGATGAATGCCACCACGTTAGGACCTCAAGTTAACAGCCGCACGGCCCATATTCACACACGTATCAGACACTGACTGCTGGACTCGCAAGAGCATCCAGTACAGGGAGCCTGCATGGGTTACAGAGACTCAGACGTGTGCAGTGGAATGATCAGGAAAGAGCTTGCAGGTCGCAGGACGCTGCGGGCCTGGAGCCCCTCCACCCACAGTCAGCTGAGCAAGGGACAGACTCAGTCTCATGTGATCATCTGTTCATTTTCTTGTTATCGCTGGGATGCGAAGTTCAGGAATACTTCATTTAGTGTCATTTTACATCAGCCACCTATTAACTAAGCCTAAAAATCATCATGTTTCACATTCCTAAATTCTCCCTGTGAAGCTACGTCTGGGGCACAAACCCCCTGGAGCCGGTGCTGCTCGGGGCCGAGGACACAGACAGGTGCGCGCTCCCCACCTGCCGCCTGCCTTCTTTTTGCAGAGCTCAGGCTTCAAAGAGCCTGCTGAACGCGGGCCCGACCTCGGCGACCATGTCCGTGGTGGTGGTGGAGCGGCCGTGCTTCTGGAAGGCCTGGTGGCTGCACTGCCTCGTGAGGGAGCACGCGCCGAAGGCCGCCACCAGCagagggctgaggctgggggcagaggggaccGAGGTCAGCCGGGCGGAAGCCCGCGGCCAACACAAGCACTTGTTTTCCCTCCCACTTCTGCTCTGGGACCCAAACTGGCAATTTCCACAGTCTGATACGCCTAGGGCAGGAGGCAGCTTGATGAAGCCAGAATGCCCAGGAACCCCTGGGGCTGATGCCCCCTTACAGAAGGCACCTCGGCACCTACCCCTCTGGGGAGAGGCTAGGCCTCGGCGTTTCCCCTGGTGAGACCAGACCAGCACTTACAGGCTGGCTGGAAAGGGCTCTTCAGTGACCAAGATGTGAGGGGCGTTCAGAATCTGAGAAGGAAGGTTCCCCCACTACTGGCACAGCTTCCATTCACACCACACATGCCCCTCAGGCCATTGGGGCTGCTGCTTCCTGCCCACCAGGTGcgccctccccctgggcaggtgCAGCGATCATGGCTGCCTGGAACGCAGAGAAGAACCACAGGCCACGGGTGGGAACTGCCTGGGCTCCCTCACCAAGCTGATGGCAGAAGCCTGCAGCTCACAGGCCTGCGGCCTCCTGGGGCAAGTTCACGTTTTTGGGGACCGTACGTGAGGGGAGCACTACCTCCACCCTGCAAGCTTCTACCCCAGGGACACCTTACGAGGCTGCCTAGAACAGCTCTCGAGCGGGGCTGCACACAGAATCAGCTAAGGACTTTGTACGCTGCCCATGCCCAGAGCCCACTGGCACCGACAGATGTGCAGAGAACTTCCCTCCAACACTCCGTTCGGGTCATCTCTCCCCGGGGTCTATCGTCCTGACACCAGTACTGCACTTGAAATGTTCCACGTGGCTGTGCAGTAAATGTGTGAGCTAGAATAGCCAGGACAGCTCACACGGCTCAATTTCAGAACAAGACAGTGAAGACGCGCCATACCCGTTTGTCTTCTGAGGTCCAGCACGGAGGGCCCAGTGCGCCAGGACGCCCAGGGAGCCTGACAGGAGGTCTCCTTGCCCACCACACCTGCGGCTACTGCCTCCGCGGCCGCACTCGAGCACTGCAGAGCACAGGGTGGACGGCGTCAGGGCAGAGGCAGCGCCAAGCCAGCCGCTTTTACAGGGGAGGGAACCAGGGCGGGCAGCCCAACCCCCGTGTTCAGCACAGGTGGTCAGCAGAGACCTCCCACAGAGCTGCTGAGGGACCTGCGGGCCGGGACGGAGAAGGGCGGGCACGCGGGCACACACGCCTCGGTCCGCGGGCCCCAAGGCCCCAGGACACTCACTCTCTTAAGGACACGTGCACAGGCCTAGTGACCCCCGGGCTGGCTGGGCCAGTAACTTAACGATTTCATTTATGCTGTGTTATGGTAAGTTTCTACTTCTTTGGAAAGTGTCCTGAAAATGGGTTTTCTCACTCTAAATGTGCTAGTCTAGAGCACCTTCCAGTGACAAAGGAACCGGAGGCTTCAGGGTCCCCCGGAGAGCTCTCTCTCCGTTTCCCACCCAGAGTCGTGACATGGAGCgagcgcgcgcgcgcacacgcgcacgcacacaccaccccacccccacccccacccccaccccaggcgcGCCTCCCTTCGCCGATTTCTGTGACCTGTGCAGACCTCTGCACCAAGGCAACACGTCTTCATGCTAATGTCGGTTCAAGGAACTGGCACACTTTTTGCCTCCTAATCAGATTTTGGTAATGTGAGGATTTGTCCAGGCAGCTAGATGTTCCAGGTGATCCCTGGCCGTGTGCCTCACCGTGCGGATGTGCGTGGACGCTGCCTTCTGGGCCCCGGCCCCCCCGTTGTGCAGTCCCCAGGCCTGTGGAAGGGGCGGCCTGGGAGGGTCACCACACCCAGCGCCTGGTGCTTCCCACCACACGTGTCAGCTCCTAGGGTTTCTTTCCCTCCCAGTCAttgtaaaacaacaaaacacagtGAAATACTCAAGTTAACTGCTGCTTGTTGCCACAGGTGACACAGGTGGCAGGTCGGGGAGCCCGGAGCACTGCCTGCTGTCACAGCTGCCTTCCCACTGGGCTTCCTCTGAACCCAACAGAACTTGAGTCCCAGCACCTGGTGTCAGCCAGGACCCACACTCAGCACTGTCACACGCCCCTCCCCCCCACTCCCTGCCAACCAGTGAGGAATGAAAATGGGCTCAGAGGCAGCTGTGCATGGCCCTCTCATCAGGAAACCATGGGGTGTGTGCAGACAGGTGTGCCCCAAGTGAACATCCACGCCAGGTGTGAGTGGGGGGGGCGTCCTGCAGCTGAGCCTGCACGGCCACCTGGCTGACATACAACAGCAGCCACGGGCTCACCCTGTTTGCCATCGGAGATCACGTCCCGTTCCCCCTTGTGTACCACGGTCACattgcccagggcctggctgaggCTCAGCTCAGCTCGGGGGTGATCGCTGCTGCTGTCCATGGCATCTCCAAGCTGCAACATGGGGCGCCACAAGCAGAATCATTAGCAGGTGAGAGGGGCCTACAGAGGAGGACACAGCCAACCCCCTGCTCCATCTGCTCTGATCCTCAGACTGCTGTCTAAGGGAATCCCCTGGGCACTCGCTACAGCTGAGCTCTGGCCTATGCAAAGGTGCATGGTCCGTCCATCCTGGAGGAGGCCCAGGAGACCCAGGCAGCAAGTTCACCAGGCGGCACTGGTGCCACCACGTCAGACCAGAGGGAAGGAACACCTCCCAGAGTTGCTGAGATGACACAACTCAGAACAATGATGAGCTAAGGTTTATGGGTACTTGACCTGTAAGGACTCGTGGATTTACACATTACTTGATTTCATCCTCACAGAGCCTGGGAGGCAGATGCCACATTAGTTATTTTACAGACATGACAACGCAAGACAGGGATGCAGTGATCTGCCTGGAGCACACAGTGGGACAGGCTGGCTGACACTGGACCACTACCCCACCTTTAACCCAATTAAAGATGCACTAACTGGGAGATGCCCCATCATTACAGGTACCACCAAGAAAAAACATGTGAAAGCATCAAGTCTGTCTGTGCAGATGCACCAGGGACAGGTGGGGGCAGAACCACGGAGCGTGTCCCTACCCTCAGGTGAGGAGGGCTTGCACCCTGTCTTTTGGGTGCCCAACGAACTCACCACTGCGTCAGAGAGTCTGCTGAACTCGGCGTGGTTGGGAGTGAGAATGGCCTTCTGGTAACCTTGGATGAGTGCCGGCTGCTGAGCAATCAGCCACAGCCCATCCTGCACAGACAAGGATGCAGTCACTGCGTGGGCTTAGGGGCCTCGCAGTGAgcagggggcaggagaggagaggccacACTCACTGCGTCGATGACAATGGGGATGTCCCTGGCCTTTGATGCTTCTAAAATGCCCTGCAAGACAAGAAAGCTTCTCTGAGCAAAAAGCCCATTTCCTGTCACAGTTAGAGAAAACCATGCAGTAACCACCAGGTTATCAGCAAAtggaaacattaaaagaaaagaatagtaaaacaaaacacatggtaagcagaaataatttaaaacactGAAAGGTAAATCCACACATACTTAATAAAAGTTCTGAAAAATGACACTTTTAAATCCCAGGAGGCAGGAGCTGCCTTGCCCCCTGGACTCAGTGGTACTCTGCTGTCACTGGCCCAGTCACTGGGAGCAGGTCCAAAAGCCCCTCAGAGGAGGGTCAGGGCACAGGAGCCTCGTGGAAACTCGTCTCCTTTTACAATGAAAATGCTCTGTTTGCCTTGAGTTTGGCTTCACTGCTAAAACTGATTTGGCTTTTGCGAATTCAGATAATCCAATCTCTGGTTTCATGTTTGGTCACAACACCGACATCTCCATTGCTTTGTGCTTTTCCTACAAAGTTATTAAAGAGACCAGTAGCCTAAAGCAAGTATGCAAACCCTGGGGAAGGCAAGTCCACACGACTGGGTAGTATTTGAATGATGCAGCATCTTGGAACGCTCGCGTCCCCTGACACGATGAGGCGCACAGCACAGACTCACCCGTCAGTCACCAACTAAGGACTGATTTCGCTTCCATGATGCAGAGGGTCTGTACGAAGTGCACTGTGCACTGAAACCCCAGAGCTCACTGGACATGCAAGGACGGCACACGTCAGCGGCCAGCAGCCCCAAGCACGTGCCGCACAGGCAGCAGCTCCCAGCGGCCCTGGCTGACTGCGTCTCTGCCACTCCTCCCCGAAGCTGCAGCTTCACCCTCCGTCTCATGAGCCGTCTAGCCCAAAGAATGGCAGAGGGGTGAGCAGGCCACACACAGATCAGAAGGGCTGGGTGGCGGTGGGGGAGCAGCACGGCGCCCCCAGTAAGAAGGAGCATTCCTGTGCAAGAGGCCAGGCAGAGGTGAGCGGCCAGTGGCCCGGGCGACAGCAGCCTGCCGGGGGGACGGCAAGCCCTCCCAGCGTTCTGACTCAGCAACAGAACTAGTAGAAATGTATTCTAAGAAAAACACCCAGAACTGGACACATACCCAGAAATGCTCAAGAAATCACCAATATAGTAGGAGAAAGCTGTAAAGCACCAGCGGAACTGGCTGAAGACATCATTGCATATTATGCTGCACAGGTAACATGATGAGGACATCTGGTATTCCGCCAGGACACACCGTGACTAACAGGCGGAAGAGCACGCACAGCATGAGGGGGGGAGTCGGGAGCCTATGCTCTCGAAATCCAGAAAACAG contains:
- the NAXD gene encoding ATP-dependent (S)-NAD(P)H-hydrate dehydratase isoform X5, whose protein sequence is MAVGAGCAVAGTCPRGKVGVGLPGHGHSGRGGRRGRCRATLGCARAVRAAAGRSFRKSIFTASSTLDEGYGRHSSAGEKYHPSSVHQEAQGPGRKNRHRWRLPRGADLSHVFCTREAAPVIKSYSPELIVHPVLDSPDAVHDVEKWLPRLHALVVGPGLGRDGALLDNVKGILEASKARDIPIVIDADGLWLIAQQPALIQGYQKAILTPNHAEFSRLSDAVLGDAMDSSSDHPRAELSLSQALGNVTVVHKGERDVISDGKQVLECGRGGSSRRCGGQGDLLSGSLGVLAHWALRAGPQKTNGLSPLLVAAFGACSLTRQCSHQAFQKHGRSTTTTDMVAEVGPAFSRLFEA
- the NAXD gene encoding ATP-dependent (S)-NAD(P)H-hydrate dehydratase isoform X8; the protein is MAVGAGCAVAGTCPRVLGRAFSLHQARSMKDMGDTLQLVRNIIPPLSTKKHKGQDGRIGIVGGCQEYTGAPYFAAISALRVGADLSHVFCTREAAPVIKSYSPELIVHPVLDSPDAVHDVEKWLPRLHALVVGPGLGRDGALLDNVKGILEASKARDIPIVIDADGLWLIAQQPALIQGYQKAILTPNHAEFSRLSDAVLGDAMDSSSDHPRAELSLSQALGNVTVVHKGERDVISDGKQVLECGRGGSSRRCGGQGDLLSGSLGVLAHWALRAGPQKTNGLSPLLVAAFGACSLTRQCSHQAFQKHGRSTTTTDMVAEVGPAFSRLFEA
- the NAXD gene encoding ATP-dependent (S)-NAD(P)H-hydrate dehydratase isoform X7 — its product is MATLAAVAGAAVVALLSAALALYGPPLDAVLGRAFSLHQARSMKDMGDTLQLVRNIIPPLSTKKHKGQDGRIGIVGGCQEYTGAPYFAAISALRVGADLSHVFCTREAAPVIKSYSPELIVHPVLDSPDAVHDVEKWLPRLHALVVGPGLGRDGALLDNVKGILEASKARDIPIVIDADGLWLIAQQPALIQGYQKAILTPNHAEFSRLSDAVLGDAMDSSSDHPRAELSLSQALGNVTVVHKGERDVISDGKQVLECGRGGSSRRCGGQGDLLSGSLGVLAHWALRAGPQKTNGLSPLLVAAFGACSLTRQCSHQAFQKHGRSTTTTDMVAEVGPAFSRLFEA
- the NAXD gene encoding ATP-dependent (S)-NAD(P)H-hydrate dehydratase isoform X6 — encoded protein: MRRIVCSQYRCKQSKGFLIGAPDPSCVPCYCHSVLGRAFSLHQARSMKDMGDTLQLVRNIIPPLSTKKHKGQDGRIGIVGGCQEYTGAPYFAAISALRVGADLSHVFCTREAAPVIKSYSPELIVHPVLDSPDAVHDVEKWLPRLHALVVGPGLGRDGALLDNVKGILEASKARDIPIVIDADGLWLIAQQPALIQGYQKAILTPNHAEFSRLSDAVLGDAMDSSSDHPRAELSLSQALGNVTVVHKGERDVISDGKQVLECGRGGSSRRCGGQGDLLSGSLGVLAHWALRAGPQKTNGLSPLLVAAFGACSLTRQCSHQAFQKHGRSTTTTDMVAEVGPAFSRLFEA